A genomic stretch from Selenomonas sp. AB3002 includes:
- a CDS encoding carbon starvation protein A, whose protein sequence is MNGLMLVGGALVVFVAAYLLYGRWLVKTWGIDPAARTPAVELEDGGDFAPASRFTVFAHQFSSITGAGPVTGPIIAAMFGWAPALIWLLVGGVFFGAVQDFTALYASVKNKGQSMGMMIEAYVGRTGRRLFLLFCWLFTLLVLAAFADILAGTFAGTLKDGSLNVPGAQAASISLLYIVVAMGFGFFIRKVNPSGVVKLLVAIVLVAAMFAAGMAFPLYLDMQTWRYLTFGYCFIASVLPMWLLMEPRDYLSSFLLLGMVAGGVIGVVAAQPVINMPAFVGFTVNGQSLFPILFITIACGAVSGFHSLVSSGTSSKAIANERDMLPVGYGAMLVESLLGVVALVIACAAASNGHLPQGTPFQIFAGAIGGFFQMFGLPAAVSACVITMCVSALAMTTIDSVARIGRMSFQELFAAGQGEEENSFQKLCQNKYFSTVVTLVLGFALCQAGYMSIWPLFGAANQLLSALVLISLAVFLKVTGRKGWMLYVPMVFMFLVTMSALVLSVVGIVTKLSAGNFVLMVDGLQLVLALALMTLALLVVKHCGRELMGKEEVELAHGN, encoded by the coding sequence ATGAATGGACTTATGTTAGTGGGAGGAGCTCTTGTGGTCTTTGTGGCCGCCTATCTGCTTTATGGGCGCTGGCTGGTGAAGACCTGGGGCATTGACCCTGCGGCCAGGACTCCTGCGGTGGAGCTGGAGGACGGAGGGGATTTTGCCCCGGCTTCACGGTTTACGGTGTTTGCTCATCAGTTTTCTTCCATCACGGGGGCTGGTCCTGTGACGGGCCCTATCATCGCAGCCATGTTTGGCTGGGCTCCGGCTCTTATATGGCTGCTGGTGGGTGGCGTGTTCTTTGGGGCGGTACAGGATTTCACTGCCTTGTATGCTTCGGTGAAGAACAAGGGCCAGTCCATGGGGATGATGATTGAAGCGTACGTGGGACGTACGGGCAGGAGGCTTTTCCTCTTGTTCTGCTGGCTGTTCACCCTGCTGGTGCTGGCAGCTTTTGCAGATATCCTGGCAGGCACTTTTGCCGGCACTTTGAAAGATGGAAGCCTGAATGTGCCGGGAGCGCAGGCAGCTTCCATATCCCTCCTTTACATCGTGGTGGCCATGGGCTTTGGCTTCTTCATCAGGAAGGTGAATCCCAGCGGCGTAGTGAAGCTGCTGGTGGCTATCGTTTTGGTGGCAGCTATGTTTGCTGCTGGTATGGCTTTCCCGCTGTATCTGGATATGCAGACCTGGCGTTATCTCACTTTCGGCTATTGCTTCATCGCTTCCGTCCTGCCCATGTGGCTGTTGATGGAGCCCCGTGACTATCTGAGCTCTTTCCTGCTGCTGGGGATGGTGGCAGGCGGCGTCATCGGTGTGGTGGCAGCTCAGCCGGTCATCAATATGCCTGCTTTCGTGGGCTTCACGGTGAACGGCCAGAGCCTGTTCCCCATTCTTTTCATCACCATTGCCTGCGGTGCCGTGTCCGGCTTCCACAGCCTGGTAAGCTCCGGTACTTCTTCCAAGGCCATTGCCAATGAGCGTGATATGCTGCCTGTGGGCTACGGTGCCATGCTGGTGGAATCCCTGCTGGGTGTGGTGGCTCTGGTCATCGCCTGTGCAGCTGCTTCTAACGGCCATCTGCCTCAGGGCACGCCTTTCCAGATTTTCGCCGGTGCCATCGGCGGTTTCTTCCAGATGTTCGGCCTGCCCGCTGCCGTTTCCGCTTGCGTGATTACCATGTGCGTGTCGGCCCTGGCCATGACTACCATTGATTCTGTGGCCCGCATTGGCCGCATGAGCTTCCAGGAGCTCTTTGCTGCAGGCCAGGGGGAGGAGGAAAATTCCTTCCAGAAGCTCTGCCAGAACAAGTATTTCTCCACTGTCGTTACTCTGGTGCTGGGTTTTGCCCTTTGCCAGGCCGGCTACATGAGCATCTGGCCCCTGTTCGGTGCAGCCAACCAGCTGCTCTCCGCTCTGGTGCTGATTTCTCTGGCCGTGTTCCTGAAGGTCACGGGCCGCAAGGGCTGGATGCTCTACGTGCCTATGGTGTTCATGTTCCTGGTGACCATGAGTGCGCTGGTGCTTTCCGTGGTGGGCATTGTGACGAAGCTCTCTGCCGGCAATTTTGTCCTCATGGTGGACGGCCTGCAGCTGGTGCTGGCCCTTGCTCTGATGACCCTGGCCCTGCTGGTGGTGAAGCACTGCGGCAGGGAGCTCATGGGCAAAGAGGAAGTGGAGCTGGCCCACGGGAATTGA
- the rpiB gene encoding ribose 5-phosphate isomerase B — protein sequence MKIVIGSDHGAVALKEEVKMVLKEFGDIEIKDVGTFGTESVDYPDIAEKVCGEIVSGKADRGIVLCGTGIGISIAANKIKGIRCALCTDVYSARMSRAHNNANVLAMGGRVTGFGPAGEIVRVWVKEEFQGGRHERRVNKIMALEEK from the coding sequence ATGAAAATCGTTATTGGCAGTGACCATGGTGCTGTGGCTTTGAAGGAAGAGGTCAAGATGGTGCTGAAGGAATTCGGTGACATCGAGATCAAGGATGTGGGCACTTTTGGCACTGAGTCTGTGGATTATCCTGATATCGCCGAGAAGGTCTGCGGTGAGATTGTGAGTGGCAAGGCTGACCGGGGCATCGTGCTCTGCGGCACTGGCATTGGCATTTCCATTGCTGCCAACAAGATCAAGGGCATTCGCTGCGCTCTGTGCACCGATGTGTATTCCGCCCGCATGTCCCGGGCTCATAACAATGCCAATGTGCTGGCTATGGGCGGGCGTGTGACTGGTTTTGGCCCTGCCGGGGAGATTGTCCGCGTCTGGGTGAAAGAGGAGTTCCAGGGCGGTCGTCATGAGCGCCGGGTGAACAAGATAATGGCGTTGGAAGAGAAGTAA
- the glyA gene encoding serine hydroxymethyltransferase, with amino-acid sequence MSLMSHLKDTDSALAEVLEKELNRQRNKLELIASENIVSTAVMEAQGSVLTNKYAEGYPGKRYYGGCEFVDEVETLAIERAKKLFGAGYANVQPHSGAQANMAVFFALLQPGDTVMGMNLTDGGHLTHGSPVNMSGKYFNIVAYGVDKETERIDYDALEEQAKKVMPRLIVAGASAYARTLDFPRLSEIARKVGAYLMVDIAHIAGLVAAGLHPSPVPYADVVTTTTHKTLRGPRGGMILCRDAEFGKQFNKAVFPGIQGGPLMHVIAAKAAALGEALKPEFKEYASQVVKNAAVLAQTLQDKGFRIVSGGTDNHLMLVDLTNKSITGKVAQTVLDEVNITANRNTIPFEPLSPFITSGLRLGSPALTTRGFKEDDMKEVGEIIAMVLSDVDNESVKEQARKRVAALCQKYPLYE; translated from the coding sequence ATGAGTTTGATGTCCCACTTGAAAGACACCGATTCTGCGCTGGCGGAGGTTCTGGAGAAGGAACTTAACCGTCAGAGGAACAAGCTGGAGCTGATTGCCTCTGAGAATATTGTTAGCACTGCTGTCATGGAGGCTCAGGGCAGCGTGCTCACCAATAAGTACGCAGAAGGCTATCCTGGCAAGCGCTACTATGGCGGCTGCGAGTTCGTGGACGAGGTGGAGACCCTGGCCATCGAGCGTGCCAAGAAGCTCTTTGGGGCAGGGTATGCCAATGTGCAGCCTCATTCCGGGGCCCAGGCCAACATGGCTGTGTTCTTTGCCCTGCTGCAGCCCGGCGATACCGTCATGGGCATGAACCTCACGGACGGCGGCCACCTCACTCATGGCAGTCCTGTGAACATGAGCGGCAAGTACTTCAACATCGTGGCCTACGGCGTGGATAAGGAAACGGAGCGCATTGACTACGATGCCCTGGAGGAGCAGGCGAAGAAAGTGATGCCCAGGCTCATTGTGGCCGGTGCTTCTGCCTATGCCCGCACCCTGGATTTCCCCCGTCTTTCCGAGATTGCCCGGAAGGTCGGCGCTTATCTCATGGTGGATATCGCCCATATCGCAGGCCTGGTGGCTGCAGGACTTCACCCCAGCCCGGTGCCTTATGCTGATGTGGTCACCACCACTACCCACAAGACCCTCCGCGGTCCCCGTGGCGGCATGATCCTCTGCCGTGATGCCGAGTTCGGCAAGCAGTTCAACAAGGCTGTCTTCCCTGGCATCCAGGGTGGCCCCCTGATGCATGTCATCGCTGCGAAAGCTGCAGCTCTGGGTGAGGCGCTGAAGCCTGAGTTCAAGGAATATGCTTCCCAGGTGGTGAAGAACGCCGCAGTCCTTGCCCAGACTCTGCAGGACAAGGGCTTCCGCATTGTTTCCGGCGGCACGGACAACCATCTGATGCTGGTTGACCTCACCAATAAGAGCATCACTGGCAAGGTGGCTCAGACGGTGCTGGATGAGGTGAATATCACCGCCAACCGCAACACCATTCCCTTCGAGCCCCTGAGCCCATTCATCACCAGCGGCCTGCGTCTGGGCAGCCCTGCCCTCACCACCCGCGGCTTCAAAGAGGACGATATGAAGGAAGTGGGCGAAATCATCGCCATGGTTCTCAGCGATGTGGATAATGAGAGCGTGAAGGAGCAGGCCCGCAAACGCGTGGCAGCCCTCTGCCAGAAGTATCCGTTGTATGAGTGA
- a CDS encoding LacI family DNA-binding transcriptional regulator has translation MEDKVTITDVAKLAGVSKSTVSRYLNNGYISVEKQERVRAAIAETGFKSNFFAKRLKTKESKLIGIVLPRMDSVSVGKLLSGFARIFEPQGYQGLLLVSNLDVEKELQNIESLQQQGVDGIIVDSVGITARHRELAETSGVPLVITGQQEAGLECVKIDDFGAGHMMGAYLRSQGHTRAVFAGVTETDTAVGIERRKGFVEAFTKGETDATVDFVQTGFDFLSAYNKAADILACRPTVIVGATDNISLGILRYLHERGIKVPQDVSVTGFGGYDVGAVVYPALTTIFFDYELVGMKAAKFLLDKLAGKEEHENMDMPLLFVERESVRNLKKGTNGENYDLRAMI, from the coding sequence ATGGAAGATAAAGTAACAATCACGGATGTGGCGAAGTTGGCTGGGGTCTCCAAGAGCACCGTGTCGCGTTATCTGAATAACGGCTATATCAGCGTAGAGAAGCAGGAGCGTGTTCGTGCGGCCATAGCTGAGACCGGTTTCAAGTCCAACTTTTTCGCCAAGCGCCTCAAGACCAAGGAGAGCAAACTCATTGGCATCGTGCTGCCCCGCATGGACTCCGTGTCCGTGGGCAAGCTCCTGTCCGGCTTTGCCCGCATCTTTGAGCCCCAGGGCTATCAGGGACTGCTGCTGGTCAGCAATCTTGATGTGGAGAAGGAGCTGCAGAATATCGAAAGCCTGCAGCAGCAGGGGGTAGACGGCATCATCGTGGACTCCGTAGGCATCACGGCGCGGCACAGGGAGCTGGCTGAGACCTCCGGCGTGCCTTTGGTCATTACAGGCCAGCAGGAAGCAGGGCTGGAGTGCGTCAAGATTGACGACTTCGGGGCCGGCCATATGATGGGGGCCTACCTCAGGAGCCAGGGCCATACACGGGCTGTTTTTGCGGGGGTAACTGAAACCGATACTGCTGTGGGCATAGAGCGTCGCAAGGGCTTTGTGGAGGCTTTTACCAAAGGTGAGACAGATGCCACGGTGGATTTCGTGCAGACAGGCTTTGACTTCCTCTCTGCTTACAACAAGGCTGCGGATATCCTGGCCTGCCGTCCCACGGTGATAGTGGGGGCCACGGATAATATCAGCCTGGGCATCCTCAGGTACCTTCACGAGCGAGGCATCAAGGTGCCCCAGGATGTTTCCGTCACGGGCTTTGGCGGCTATGATGTGGGGGCGGTGGTGTACCCGGCCCTCACCACCATCTTCTTTGACTACGAGCTGGTGGGCATGAAGGCAGCCAAATTCCTGCTGGACAAGCTGGCGGGCAAAGAGGAACACGAGAATATGGATATGCCCCTGCTGTTTGTAGAGCGAGAGAGTGTCCGTAACCTTAAGAAGGGGACGAATGGAGAAAACTATGACTTGCGGGCAATGATCTAG
- a CDS encoding PTS glucitol/sorbitol transporter subunit IIA, with protein sequence MDIKYDVAITNIGKLARTFLENNNSTILLDEGIRPNLADMVIEHTHGDLAEDIKKGDHLLMGGIKYTVEKVGDVANQNIREEGHCTIVFNAEGSMPGQIIVKGPSQPTVTVGAHITFTKK encoded by the coding sequence ATGGACATTAAGTACGATGTGGCCATCACTAACATCGGCAAGCTTGCCCGCACTTTCCTGGAAAACAACAACAGCACCATCCTTTTGGATGAGGGCATCCGTCCCAATCTGGCTGACATGGTCATTGAGCACACCCACGGTGATCTCGCTGAGGACATCAAGAAGGGCGACCACCTGCTCATGGGCGGCATCAAGTACACCGTAGAGAAGGTGGGAGATGTAGCCAACCAGAACATCCGGGAAGAAGGCCACTGCACTATAGTGTTCAACGCCGAAGGTTCCATGCCCGGCCAGATCATCGTCAAAGGCCCCTCCCAGCCCACCGTGACCGTAGGCGCACACATCACCTTCACCAAGAAGTAA
- a CDS encoding class I SAM-dependent methyltransferase — MIAAQESMTAKLCSFARAYHSMLGKNKIFDDYLAYDIIGKDEYDKIGDLLKGQAEAARHFPKYGFESLQVFEEMDSCFSPIALSRVAFAERALERFAQRQSACQYVICGAGMDTFAFRNSDEAVQVFELDHPDTQAYKLRRIHDLRWKIPQNVHYGAIDFEKEDLGRTLLHSGFSPNVPTFFSLLGVSYYLTREAFKDFVGSVSTLSSAGSQFVLDFPDDSTFEDASSRMGRLAELTEQLGEPMGHGYSLDEMREILSAEGFVIRTHEAPDDIQRHFFAGRTDKQQAVENVHFLLAEKQGH; from the coding sequence ATGATTGCCGCCCAGGAAAGCATGACCGCCAAACTCTGCTCTTTTGCCAGAGCATATCATTCCATGCTGGGGAAGAACAAGATATTCGATGACTACCTGGCCTATGACATCATCGGCAAGGACGAATATGACAAAATCGGGGACTTGCTCAAGGGGCAGGCGGAAGCCGCCAGGCACTTTCCAAAGTACGGCTTTGAGAGCCTGCAGGTTTTCGAGGAAATGGACAGCTGCTTTTCGCCCATTGCCCTCTCCCGGGTGGCCTTTGCAGAAAGGGCCCTGGAGCGGTTTGCCCAGCGGCAGAGCGCCTGCCAGTATGTGATCTGCGGGGCGGGCATGGACACCTTTGCCTTCCGCAATTCTGACGAGGCGGTGCAGGTCTTCGAGCTGGACCACCCGGACACCCAGGCCTACAAGCTGAGGCGCATACATGACCTGCGCTGGAAGATTCCCCAGAATGTCCACTACGGAGCTATAGATTTTGAAAAGGAGGATTTGGGGAGGACGCTGCTGCACAGCGGCTTCAGCCCAAATGTGCCCACCTTCTTCTCTCTGCTGGGTGTTTCCTATTATCTCACCCGGGAGGCTTTCAAGGATTTCGTGGGCAGCGTCAGCACCCTTTCGTCGGCGGGCAGCCAGTTTGTGCTGGACTTCCCGGATGACAGTACCTTTGAGGATGCTTCCTCCCGCATGGGGCGTTTGGCGGAACTGACCGAGCAGCTGGGGGAACCCATGGGACATGGCTATTCTCTGGACGAAATGAGGGAAATCCTTTCTGCCGAGGGCTTTGTGATTCGCACTCATGAGGCCCCCGATGATATACAGCGGCATTTCTTCGCAGGCCGTACAGACAAGCAGCAGGCAGTGGAAAATGTCCACTTCCTGCTGGCGGAGAAACAGGGACATTGA
- a CDS encoding PLP-dependent aspartate aminotransferase family protein — MSYTAFDTLLIHGGTDGDKHTGSVTVPIYQTSTFQQDGLGELREGWEYSRTGNPTRAALENLIAQLEGGEAGFAFASGMAAITAVLNLFRSGDKILLSSNVYGGTFRVLDKVFSNFGLSYSLEDTGKLAELEEKFTPEVKAIIIESPANPLLSITDIRAVSEIAHRHGALVIVDNTFMTPYLQKPLALGADIVVHSATKYLGGHSDLVAGLVVTKTKEQAEQVAFIQNSTGAVLGPQDAFLLIRGTKTLGVRLDRHVENAKYLAEWLEGSTEVKKVYYPGLTSHEGFEVHQLQAKNGGAMISFELTEGHDVGRFFKALGLIALAESLGGVESLVCHPATMTHAAIPKDTREKIGITDNLIRLSVGIEDKGNLLQDLNQAIEASRV, encoded by the coding sequence ATGAGCTATACAGCTTTTGATACACTTTTGATTCACGGCGGCACGGACGGTGACAAGCACACCGGCTCCGTCACGGTGCCCATCTACCAGACCTCCACCTTCCAACAGGACGGTCTGGGGGAACTTCGCGAGGGTTGGGAGTACAGCCGCACGGGCAACCCCACCAGAGCTGCCCTTGAGAATCTCATCGCCCAGCTGGAAGGAGGCGAAGCAGGATTTGCCTTTGCTTCCGGCATGGCGGCCATTACGGCGGTGCTGAACCTCTTCAGGAGCGGGGACAAGATATTGCTTTCCAGCAACGTCTACGGAGGTACCTTCCGGGTGCTGGACAAGGTTTTCTCCAACTTCGGACTGAGCTATTCACTGGAGGACACGGGAAAGCTGGCGGAGCTGGAGGAGAAGTTCACTCCTGAGGTCAAGGCCATCATCATCGAGAGCCCTGCCAATCCCCTGCTTTCCATCACGGACATCAGGGCGGTGTCGGAAATCGCCCACCGTCACGGGGCGCTGGTCATTGTGGACAATACCTTTATGACCCCGTATCTCCAGAAGCCCCTGGCCCTGGGGGCAGATATCGTGGTGCACAGCGCCACCAAGTATCTGGGGGGACACAGCGACCTGGTGGCAGGACTGGTGGTGACGAAAACGAAGGAGCAGGCAGAGCAGGTGGCCTTTATCCAGAACAGCACCGGGGCGGTGCTGGGTCCCCAGGATGCCTTCCTCCTGATTCGCGGCACCAAGACTTTGGGAGTGCGGCTGGACCGCCATGTGGAGAATGCCAAATATCTGGCAGAGTGGCTGGAGGGCAGCACCGAGGTGAAGAAGGTTTATTATCCGGGGCTTACCAGCCATGAGGGTTTCGAGGTGCATCAGCTGCAGGCCAAGAACGGCGGTGCCATGATTTCCTTTGAGCTGACTGAGGGCCATGATGTGGGCAGATTCTTCAAGGCTTTGGGCCTCATCGCCCTGGCCGAGAGCCTGGGGGGCGTGGAGAGCCTGGTGTGCCACCCCGCCACCATGACCCATGCGGCTATTCCCAAGGATACACGAGAGAAAATAGGCATCACGGACAATCTCATTCGCCTGTCCGTGGGAATCGAGGACAAGGGGAACCTCTTGCAGGACCTCAATCAGGCGATAGAGGCCAGCCGGGTTTAG